The Nicotiana sylvestris chromosome 6, ASM39365v2, whole genome shotgun sequence genomic sequence ATCTTTGTTCTCATAAGGAATAGCTTAGCCATTagtaggaggtattcaatgctaaaccagcttggatataaaccagcattatcaagatgaactgtcttgatttcgtAATCTGAAAGTTATGCTTTTAATTGAGAAAAACAAtctcaaatgccaaactgcaggttgacaataaacaTACATATAAGCATCTTATATATGaatctataagtggttcacatgataggtgaatgagcccatattcaccttttatatattttagaaTCAGAGGTCTtggtcccaactttagctggtataatcaatttattatgagaaaaagcaacacaagagaattctttaagaatcttctagttcttcagtatatgcttatctgaattttcaaatagctcatttaaaaatggcaaatgaaaacttcaagtttatgaTGGCATGTGTTATCTCTTAgcaaacttctggtttactatagcataaacttttgcattagtaaacttctgatttactGTGGTTACTTTTGTGTAAGTAAATTTCTGATTTACTATAGTTGcttttgtattagtaaacttctggtttactatgataTATGTTATAGTACAAAATGAAGAATAAGGCGGGTCACTTCTcatatacatattattttacccctatGATTGTGAAAACATGAAGATTTTCAATCTTTCAATCATTTGTAGTTTCAATATGATAACCATTTGtgttagtaaacttcaggtttactataacatatgttttgaccatataatatgaatgacatatttgtatataagctcttcgagagtcTTCATtcattatccacaatctaatatttatcggtCACTACTGGTGTCATATGTCTTCTAAACAAACAACTAGCTCTTCGTGAGTTGTTGatatattttgtactatcaaatattacTCAGACACTTGTGATATCATGAAAGAAAATCATAATCAAATGAACATTATAAAGACAATTCTAAATTTATAAATCTAAGAAATTAAGAATTTCAttatttttaccaccaactttgTGACAAATATCTCCTTTAGGGAGAAACGCTATTAACATctgaatattttatatcaaagcggtaacCCCATAGTCATTACATCCTTCAGGGAAAGATACATGagttgttatgtccttcggggaactcgataactaaccataacatattaatgtggttgtagtagaaagcattctacaagaatacttttgccttggaatgatatttaataaaattatccaaGGTATTTTACGTACAACGGGTACGTGCAACAATAATCTTTATACCACAAAAACAAGATTTATATCCTTTGTTATTCTATCTCTTCAAGAGGTGAGTTGTGATATTTCTTCATTCACTCCATGGAATGAAATTGtgcttcaaaaataactttgaatagcttattattttatttaagcacaaaaAGATAcagtttcataatattttcccGCTTCAGGAGAAAATTttaattgtgttacttcttcaggagaaaatttaaaatatgaaatattgagtatatattccctcaatcatattacctctttcggaggtgaattgtaatatatttatatcaagagcgcgttcatatttacgagctttattaatattgtcacattcacttcgaGGAATAGATTAATATTTATCAAAAATTCTCATCCTTCAGGGAACAAAACATAATTATCTAAACGTACATTAATCACACCAAATAGTGTGATGTCTTAGAACCTCTTTTATGATtatactacttcaggagcaaatcgaggcatgcatgtaatatagagaatatttctctagtttatcttcaattgtaactatagaaagcctaaattatcacatCTGGtggtcataggcatataccacttctagTGGTTGACAAAATTTAGTTACAATGAGATATGCAAAATATAATCACTTCTGGTgattgtatatttcttgcaaactctccCGGAGTTTAAGTGGATTTAACGATGTTATCCACTTTGTAACCCTTTATTAAGATAATACGGATAGAAACAAATACCAAAATAGGTAGTGTATACATAGCATATAACCAAGCAAGCGATAATAAAGATATTAAAATATAAGCAAAAGGCTCAAATTCAATTATGTAAATTTGGCCACTCCGGATGTAAGTAATATCTACATCACTACTACGAAGAAAAAAAACTCACTGATTCATTCTACAGTTGTTGAATCGTTGGAAGCCATCTTTAGTTTTAACGATAATTTTCCAGTGCTTCAAATCCAAATAATACAATAGCCCCTTGTAATCTTTCTCTACTAATACATCAGCCTTTTTCCCGTTTTCAAATTCTCGAAATTCAAGTTTCTCTGGAATTTCTTCAACACAATACAAAGACCCAATTTCAAATTCCCAAAATTCTGGGGCCACATAATAATTCTTTTCACTTACTTGCGCTCAAAATGGCAGAGTCTCgtactgataacgtgttataaaataaagactgtaaagtaaaaaCAAGtgtagagagaaactgatatattattcgaattcaaactgatgtacataatgaactgaaatatcttctatttatagaagaaaggaagctgctactgcaagtttctgtgtaagctgctactataccaggtatggataatcttctactgagattaatgtttatccataacggagtactgaaaggataagctcattgtaccaggtatagatagtcttctactgggggtaatgtttatccataacggagtagtgaaagaataagctcattgtacccggtatggataatcttctaccggaggtaatgtttatccataacggagcatcgaaaggataagcttattatacccggtatagataatcttctaccgggggtaatatttatccataaccgggtaccaaagtgataagcttcttcaggcggcttatttccaatagagtactaaatagataaacatatttacggcggagtcccatatAAATAAGCTTCTtaaggaagcttatttacaacggagtattAAATGagcatccataatataatatatttataacaatatTCTATAAAAAATGCTCTGCCTTCTCTCTAATACCTAGAAAGAGAAGGAAGCCGTCGTTCACCTTCAATCAAGACACCGCCAACAAGAACCAATACCGCTACACCACAATGCATGAAGCGCAGGAAATGAAACTCACTGATCAGGAAATTGATCAGCTCAATCGCAACACAAACAAACCTAAAGATGCAATACCCCACACCAATAATCATTCCACTCCCAAGGTAAATTTTCGAGACACTCTATCCCCCCTTCCAACGCACACGTTAACCAACGGAAATCGATTTTCTCCAAAAGCTCACATTAGAAGCTGAAAACTCCAATCCTTCCCATCATCCATTTTTTATCCCTATTTCTACCGATGACAAGCACCAGCTCTATCGCCCTTGGCACCAAACCCTCATCATTAAGCTTATGGGAAAAAATGTCCTATACAAATCTCAAGCTCAAACTAACCACACTCTGCAACTTGAAAAAGCCATTAATTTAATAGATCTAGGATATGACTATTAACTTATTAAATTTCAACAACCAGAAAATTTCAACAAAATCCTTCACCATGGACCTTGGTTCATTGGCTCCCAACACCTAACTATTCGCCAATGGGAACCCAAATTTAACCCTGCATTAGCCCACACCAACTATAGTACTGTGTGGATTCGGCTACAAAACTTCCTACTGAATACTATGATTTACAAATTCTACAGAAAATCGCGGCGTTCATTGGAAGCTTAATTAAAATAGACCCATGCACAATACATACTTCTAGAGGCCGCTACACGAGACTATGCATATTAGCACCATTAGGGAAACCATTACCAACTGAAATACTACTTGGTAATCATACACAACTCATTTATTACGAGATTCTTCCATAATATGCACTAAATATGGCTGTTTAGGTCACACTCTTCACTACTGTCCAACTATCACTAAGGCTTCTACCTCAACACCAACCCAAAATTTTCAATCCCAATCCGCTAGTGAACTCAACGAGCCCAGCCCATGGAAAACAAAAATAgtcaattaccaaaaaaaaattaataaatattaaTGGTAACATTGCCATGTCTCCTAATCAGTCTACTAACGTTGCACCACAAACACACACAAACACCCCAAATACCACCGTTACAAACCCTAAAGGTTCCAATAAATCCCACCTACATGTCAACACTAACAATACAATTCCACTACATAACAAATTCACATTCTCTACCAATGAATCTACGCTGGACCCACAAAACATCATCACTACTCCTTTGTATGCCAACCCTATCTCTGAATCGCATGCCACCTCTACTAACCCTACTATACACTTCACTAACCCTAATTCCACCATTCCCCATCAGCCACCCTCAGCCTTCCTCCATTATATCCGTTAATTAGTAAAACACTACACAAACACAGCCCACAACAATTATACATTCCTTCACCATTCTCTCACCTAGAAGCCAATCATGACACTGCCCCAACTACTCTTCCTACTACCACAACTATTTTAAATTCCAACACCACAACTGATGCACCTCCCAAATCTCTTATCACCAAACACCATATTAGCAACACGCCTACACGTCAACACTAACCCTAAACGTCAACACTAACAATACAATTCCACTACATAACAAATTCACATTCTCTACTAATGAATCTACGCTGGACCCACAAAACATCATCACTACTCCTTTGTATGCCAACCCTATCTCTGAATCGCATGCCACCTCTACTAACCCTACTATACACTTCACTAACCCTAATTCCACCATTCCCCATCAGCCACCCTCACCTTCTAACACCAAAACACCTATGCACACTATCACAAAAAATGCACCCTATGACAACCGCCTTCCTCCATTATATCCGTTAATCAGTAAAACACTACACAAACACAGCCCACAACAATTATACATTCCTTTACCATTCTCTCACCTAGAAGCCAATCATGACACCGCCCCAACTACTCTTCCTACTACCACAACTATTTTAAATTCCAACACCACAACTGATGCACCTCCCAAATCTCCTATCACCAAACACCATATTAGCAACACGCCTACACAGTCACAACCAACAAACGATATACACCTTCCAGCATACAACTCTCAAGGCAATACCACAAACCCTGCAACAGCTACTCCGATGACATCAACCTCTATTCCTAACACTGTACCTCCATCTGCAACACTCCACAATAACCACTCAATCACTCCTCCTCCTCATTCTCTCTTGGTTACCCCAGAGGAAAAGCACCACACTCAACCTAATAATGATGAGCATCGAAACTACCACCGCTATGTATCCTACTACCCAAAAGCAAACCACCCCTTCAAATACCACCCCATTACCATATTTTGTCCATACATAAACTACTACTACTTTCTTTCAGCAAAATACTGATTTCGTTCAACATGTATCGTCCACACCCTCCACGACACCATTACCACCACCACAGGCAATGCCGCTACATCCACAATGTTCACATCAACCACTACCATCACCAACCTTTACCACAGCTCCTCATCTAGCACCTAACATCTCAAATGCAACAGTGGCCAGTGCTGCCTCCTGTTCATCACACCATGCAGCTACAACCAATGTTACCACTACCACCACAACACTCCATGCAGCAACAACCCTTCATGGATCTGCAACTACTGCAAAATCATGTCACCCCACTACTAGAAACCTCAGAGGAGATGACCTTCTCCCTACAAGAGGGCATTCCAACTCAGGCTCATCAAGATCAAGTGATGAACCTCATTCATCAACAAGATATTACCATCCTCCAGCTACAACGCATCATCCATCAGTAATAACAATGGCAGGCGGCGTTTCTCCAACAACCACCTTATGGGGGGTATACACCCACAGACCAACTTTTGGTTATGGTTAGACCCACAACACAACATAGAGGTGCCTCACAATCCACCAACAGGCATACCTCAACATCGGGTGATAGACATGCCACACAACAACTCACCACCTCACTCTTCACCATAGGAGTTCCCACAGCAGGAAGAAGAAGACAACGATCTACCGGAGACTTTCATGGAATCAATGGTGCTGAAAGATTTTCTGATGATCTCCATGCCAAAAATATCGAAAAATAATTTCCCATCTTCATCCTGCATGCTCTTCAGAAAACCTCCTTGAATATACGTCTCGACCCCTACTCCTTGGAAGAGAGGGATGTGATACTTTTGATTCCCACTCTTCACGACAATCTTCTGCCATCAGCGCTCTACAATACACCTCATCTACTAATGCACTTGGAACTCTCACTCCTATGTCAACGGGACAACTCACAACTTGAAAGTCTAATGGAGATAATGCTTTGGAACTGCCGGGGAGCTCACAATCAAGAATTCCGCCGAAATCTGCGATTTTTATTACATGGAACAACCCGTCCATTTTCTGtcttccaaaa encodes the following:
- the LOC138870568 gene encoding flocculation protein FLO11-like, with protein sequence MTSTSIPNTVPPSATLHNNHSITPPPHSLLVTPEEKHHTQPNNDEHRNYHRYQNTDFVQHVSSTPSTTPLPPPQAMPLHPQCSHQPLPSPTFTTAPHLAPNISNATVASAASCSSHHAATTNVTTTTTTLHAATTLHGSATTAKSCHPTTRNLRGDDLLPTRGHSNSGSSRSSDEPHSSTRYYHPPATTHHPSVITMAGGVSPTTTLWGVYTHRPTFGYG